The following are encoded in a window of Solidesulfovibrio fructosivorans JJ] genomic DNA:
- a CDS encoding helix-turn-helix domain-containing protein, which yields MREHVGEIKETYTVQEVARLLKCSDQTVRKFIKGHTLHGVKVGRGWRISHDEVSRLTRLQD from the coding sequence ATGCGGGAACACGTGGGAGAAATCAAGGAAACCTACACGGTGCAGGAAGTGGCCAGGCTGCTCAAATGCAGCGACCAGACGGTGCGCAAATTCATCAAGGGCCACACCCTGCACGGGGTCAAGGTCGGGCGGGGCTGGCGCATCAGCCATGACGAAGTGTCGCGGCTGACGCGTCTGCAGGATTAG
- a CDS encoding type IV pilus twitching motility protein PilT, protein MAQIDAFFQMLKETGASDLHLSSGAQPVLRINGRLERIKYKTLENEELKALLYEIAPERLVKSYEETGDLDFAYASPGIGRFRANYFRQERGAAAAFRAIPETVPTLADLGLPDILAELALRPKGLVLVTGPTGSGKSTTLAAMVRHAAENRRDHIITIEDPIEFVHAPAAALVNQREVGRDTKSFAAALRGALREDPDIILVGEMRDMETIELALEAAETGHLVLSTLHTVSAAKTIDRIIDVFPGDRQPQIRSALSESLSAVISQVLFTRADAPGRVLAQEILLANTAVRNIIRENKVFQLYSVMETGKKQGMRTLDEAMLDLLAAGRIDGLDAWRNAFNKTRFADVAPKTAGREA, encoded by the coding sequence ATGGCCCAAATCGACGCGTTTTTTCAGATGCTCAAGGAAACCGGCGCCTCGGACCTGCATCTTTCCAGCGGAGCCCAGCCGGTGCTGCGCATCAACGGCCGGCTCGAGCGCATCAAATACAAGACCCTCGAAAACGAGGAATTAAAGGCCCTGCTCTACGAGATCGCCCCGGAACGGCTGGTCAAGTCCTACGAGGAGACGGGCGACCTCGATTTCGCCTACGCCTCGCCCGGCATCGGGCGTTTTCGGGCCAACTACTTCCGTCAGGAACGCGGCGCGGCCGCCGCCTTTCGGGCCATCCCCGAAACCGTGCCCACGCTTGCCGACCTGGGCCTGCCCGATATCCTGGCCGAGCTGGCCTTGCGGCCCAAGGGGCTGGTCCTGGTCACCGGGCCCACGGGCTCGGGCAAATCCACCACGCTCGCCGCCATGGTGCGCCACGCCGCCGAGAACCGGCGCGACCACATCATCACCATCGAGGACCCCATCGAGTTCGTGCACGCCCCGGCGGCGGCGCTCGTCAACCAGCGCGAGGTGGGGCGCGACACGAAAAGCTTCGCCGCCGCCTTGCGCGGAGCCCTGCGCGAGGACCCGGACATCATCCTGGTCGGCGAAATGCGCGACATGGAGACCATCGAGCTGGCCCTGGAAGCGGCCGAGACCGGCCATCTGGTGCTCTCGACCCTGCACACCGTGTCCGCCGCCAAGACCATCGACCGCATCATCGACGTGTTTCCCGGCGACCGGCAGCCGCAGATCCGCTCGGCCCTGTCCGAATCCCTGTCGGCCGTGATCTCCCAGGTGCTCTTCACGCGCGCCGACGCCCCGGGCCGGGTGCTGGCCCAGGAAATCCTTCTGGCCAACACGGCCGTGCGCAACATCATCCGGGAAAACAAGGTGTTCCAGCTCTACTCGGTCATGGAGACGGGCAAGAAGCAGGGCATGCGCACCCTGGACGAAGCCATGCTCGACCTGCTGGCCGCCGGACGCATCGACGGCCTCGACGCCTGGAGAAACGCCTTCAACAAGACGCGATTCGCCGACGTGGCCCCGAAAACGGCGGGCCGGGAGGCCTGA
- a CDS encoding type IV pilus twitching motility protein PilT, which translates to MPRRLLDAVVGEALGQAPAASDYIFTARSPAGALVDGAFTPLCLAGLAGPLAPAQTEALVRGLVGTDARLVADLRARGGCDAAYRHPTGVRFRVNAYRAGDCLGLVLRRLPDAPPALAALGLPPVFTGMAALAEGLVLVVGATGSGKSTTLAALTAAILAARAVHVVTLEDPVENLFAPGRGVVSQRELGTDFPDFADGIRSALRQAPHVILVGEARDRETVDAALGAAETGHLVLTTLHTADCAGAVERLLAFFGPSEQTLARQRLAASLRYVAAQRLLPRVGGGRAVSVEVLAATLRTRDRIRAPKEQGLGFSDILEQGEPYGMVTFDASTAALYAAGTITEETAMARASDRAALARALDAVKAGRGLPVSSITGLSLDAPPPEAPETEKPS; encoded by the coding sequence ATGCCCCGCCGCCTGCTCGACGCCGTTGTCGGCGAAGCCCTGGGCCAAGCCCCGGCCGCCTCGGACTACATTTTCACCGCCCGGTCCCCGGCCGGAGCCCTCGTCGACGGCGCGTTCACCCCGCTTTGCCTGGCCGGACTCGCCGGCCCCCTCGCCCCGGCCCAGACCGAAGCCCTGGTGCGGGGGCTTGTGGGCACGGACGCCCGGCTCGTCGCCGACCTGCGCGCCCGGGGCGGCTGCGACGCGGCCTACCGCCACCCGACCGGCGTGCGCTTCCGGGTCAACGCCTACCGGGCCGGGGACTGCCTGGGGCTGGTGCTGCGCCGCCTGCCGGACGCCCCGCCGGCCCTTGCCGCCCTTGGGCTGCCGCCGGTTTTCACGGGCATGGCCGCACTCGCCGAAGGGCTGGTGCTGGTGGTCGGGGCCACGGGCTCGGGCAAATCCACCACCCTCGCCGCCCTGACCGCCGCCATCCTGGCCGCCCGGGCCGTGCACGTGGTCACCCTGGAAGACCCGGTGGAAAACCTTTTCGCTCCCGGACGCGGCGTGGTCAGCCAGCGGGAGCTGGGCACGGATTTCCCGGATTTCGCCGACGGCATCCGCTCCGCCCTGCGCCAGGCCCCCCATGTGATCCTCGTCGGCGAGGCCCGCGACCGGGAGACCGTGGACGCGGCCCTCGGCGCGGCCGAAACCGGGCACCTCGTCCTCACCACCCTGCACACGGCCGACTGCGCCGGCGCGGTGGAGCGGCTGCTGGCCTTTTTCGGCCCCAGCGAACAGACCCTGGCCCGGCAACGCCTGGCCGCGAGCCTGCGCTACGTGGCGGCCCAGCGGCTGCTGCCGCGCGTCGGCGGCGGACGGGCCGTGTCCGTGGAGGTCCTGGCCGCGACGCTTCGCACCCGGGACCGCATCCGCGCGCCCAAGGAACAGGGCCTGGGTTTTTCCGACATTCTGGAACAAGGCGAGCCCTACGGCATGGTCACCTTCGACGCCTCCACGGCGGCCCTTTACGCCGCCGGGACCATCACCGAGGAAACGGCCATGGCCCGGGCCTCGGACCGGGCCGCGCTGGCCCGCGCCCTGGACGCGGTAAAGGCCGGACGGGGCCTTCCCGTCTCCTCCATCACCGGGCTTTCCCTGGACGCGCCGCCGCCGGAGGCCCCCGAAACGGAGAAGCCGTCATGA
- a CDS encoding LytR/AlgR family response regulator transcription factor, whose translation MDRIAALLVHPDPEVRTALRQGLAEADFIRVLGEAVDAYEASELLRAIPYGLLFCGVDLPGEVGGFELAQALTAAKRQPGLVFIATDESRAFAAFELGAADYLLWPFSPQRIAQTLERLSRYKPAFREAPPPQWRPAAAPAALDDDPEGERTVQLPLEGEEEDRFLSALRQAWDTGSERPVDIEKLPITFDGRTILMPYTQILFIEAYEDYSFVHTATKKLLTSYRLKNLEERLRPHRFFRVHRKYLVNLDQVTEIATLPGGNFMLRTAGKTRIELPIGRRRIGELKQILGL comes from the coding sequence ATGGACCGTATCGCGGCCCTGCTCGTACACCCCGATCCCGAAGTCCGCACCGCCCTGCGCCAGGGGCTGGCGGAAGCGGATTTCATCCGGGTGCTCGGCGAGGCCGTGGACGCCTACGAGGCGTCGGAACTGTTGCGGGCCATTCCCTACGGGCTCCTTTTTTGCGGCGTGGACCTGCCGGGCGAGGTGGGCGGCTTCGAGCTGGCCCAGGCGCTGACAGCTGCCAAGCGCCAGCCCGGGCTGGTCTTTATCGCCACGGACGAATCCCGGGCCTTCGCGGCCTTCGAACTCGGCGCGGCGGACTATCTGCTGTGGCCCTTTTCCCCCCAACGCATCGCCCAGACCCTGGAGCGGCTTTCCCGCTACAAGCCGGCCTTTCGCGAGGCCCCGCCGCCCCAGTGGCGGCCCGCCGCCGCCCCGGCCGCCCTGGACGACGACCCCGAGGGCGAACGGACCGTGCAGCTCCCCCTGGAAGGCGAGGAGGAGGACCGCTTCCTCTCGGCCCTGCGTCAGGCCTGGGACACGGGCTCCGAGCGGCCGGTGGACATCGAAAAGCTCCCCATCACCTTCGACGGCCGCACCATCCTCATGCCCTACACCCAGATTCTTTTCATCGAGGCCTACGAGGACTACTCCTTCGTCCACACCGCCACCAAAAAGCTTCTGACCTCGTACCGCCTCAAAAACCTCGAGGAACGGCTGCGGCCCCACCGCTTTTTCCGGGTGCACCGCAAATACCTCGTCAACCTGGACCAAGTGACGGAGATCGCCACCCTGCCCGGCGGCAACTTCATGCTGCGCACCGCCGGCAAGACGCGCATCGAACTGCCCATCGGCCGCCGCCGCATCGGCGAGCTCAAGCAGATTCTCGGCTTGTAA